TGGTACCGATCGATTTCTCGCCGGCCTCGCTGCCTGCGCTCAGGCTGGCGCGTGCGCTGGCGCCCGCGGCCGAACTCGTGCTGCTGCACGCCTTTGACGTGCCCTTCGAGGGCAAGTTGCGCCTCGCCGGGGTCTCGGAAGAAGCCGTGACATATTATCGCGCCGCGGCACGGGACGAGGCACTGCAGAGGATGCGCGAGCTGCTTGCCGGGGCCGGTATCGCACTGGAGGAGGCGCGCCTGCTTGTGCGGCACGGAGATCCTTGGCGGAATATCGTCGAGCAGGAACAGGAACAGGATTGCGATCTAATCGTGATGGGCCGGCACGGCGAAGGCATGCTTGAGGAGTTTTTCCTGGGCAGCGTTACGAAGCGCGTGCTGATGGACTGTCAGGCTGACGTACTGGTGTCGGTGTGAGCCCCGTCGTATCGCCACAGGCTGGTCGTATGACGGGATTATTCGGTTTGGCAACAAACATGAGCGGGATATGGGTGAGAAAGAGGAAAACTGGCGAAGATCGGCGGGCATTCCGGTCGACGGATCATTACCTCGCGCTGTTCGCCATCGGCGCCACCGTGGTATGGTCGGTCAGCACGAGTACATCGGCATCGTCGAAAAGCGGTTGGCGCTGACCTGAAGGACATCCTGCTGCTGTCCATCTACCTGGAATTCGGCGCGATGATCGACGGCTTCAAGAGC
This DNA window, taken from Gammaproteobacteria bacterium, encodes the following:
- a CDS encoding phosphate-starvation-inducible PsiE family protein, producing the protein MTSRCSPSAPPWYGRSARVHRHRRKAVGADLKDILLLSIYLEFGAMIDGFKSNKLPRQFLIFTAITALARHSAGSRTCRRNSRNSGSISTSQTGDPAAERA